The following proteins come from a genomic window of Montipora capricornis isolate CH-2021 chromosome 9, ASM3666992v2, whole genome shotgun sequence:
- the LOC138017236 gene encoding uncharacterized protein, translated as MAEFAELKVLSGVIIAMTSSDKFKKHQNMLRKRTRMILRYIRRRQRKISLFVFLMCEYLRNQARERRFWIEPSRAKTQFWEETVSQWKDDTLWLENFRLSKESFLFICRKLNDTLKRKDTRFRKSITVKKRLAICFWHLATGEDLRSLGWRFGIGKSTACQIVNEVCQAIVDVLLPNVIKWPSGDDLKKVVESFKTKWCFPQCAGAIDGTHIPIVAPKECPADYYNRKGFYSLVMQVVVDHRYR; from the coding sequence ATGGCGGAGTTCGCGGAGTTGAAAGTGCTTTCGGGGGTTATTATCGCAATGACCTCAAGTGACAAGTTtaagaaacatcaaaacatgttAAGAAAACGAACCAGAATGATCCTTCGCTACATTCGGCGACGACAGAGAAAAATTTCCCTGTTTGTGTTTTTGATGTGTGAATACCTGCGCAATCAAGCGCGAGAGAGGCGCTTCTGGATTGAGCCAAGTAGAGCGAAAACCCAGTTTTGGGAAGAAACGGTAAGCCAGTGGAAAGACGATACACTTTGGCTTGAGAACTTTCGACTCTCTAAAGAGTCTTTTCTCTTTATTTGCCGTAAATTGAACGATACACTAAAGAGGAAGGATACAAGATTCAGGAAATCCATAACTGTCAAAAAGCGTTTAGCCATCTGTTTTTGGCATCTTGCTACTGGGGAAGATCTGCGTTCCCTTGGTTGGAGATTTGGTATCGGAAAAAGCACTGCCTGCCAGATAGTAAACGAAGTCTGCCAGGCTATTGTAGATGTGCTTTTACCAAATGTAATCAAATGGCCCAGTGGCGATGACTTAAAGAAAGTTGTAGAGAGCTTCAAGACAAAGTGGTGTTTCCCTCAGTGCGCGGGCGCGATAGATGGGACACACATACCCATTGTTGCTCCAAAGGAATGCCCTGCTGATTACTACAATCGCAAAGGATTTTATTCTCTCGTTATGCAAGTCGTTGTTGACCACAGATACAGGTGA